A window of the Motacilla alba alba isolate MOTALB_02 chromosome 17, Motacilla_alba_V1.0_pri, whole genome shotgun sequence genome harbors these coding sequences:
- the FAM78A gene encoding protein FAM78A: MGCIQSISCKSKVFRESISVIEVKASIDPIPTSIDESSSVVLRYRTPHFRASAQVLVPPLPKKETWIVGWIQACSHMEFYNHYGDQGMSSWELPDLLDGKIQAISDSDGVNYPWYGNTTETCTIVGPTKKESKFNISMNDNFYPSVTWAVPVSDSNVAKLTSIHRDQSFTTWLVATNTATNEMVTLQTIKWRMRLGIEVNPSRPLGQRAKLQEPSAQEQPQVLSKNEPIPPSALVKPNANDAQVLMWRPKDGPPLVVIPPKHR, from the exons ATGGGCTGTATTCAGAGTATTAGCTGCAAATCCAAAGTTTTCCGGGAAAGCATTTCAGTGATTGAAGTCAAAGCCTCCATTGATCCCATTCCCACCAGCATTGACGAGTCCTCCAGCGTGGTGCTGCGCTACCGGACCCCTCACTTCCGAGCCTCCGCGCAAGTGTTGGTGCCCCCTCTTCCCAAGAAGGAGACCTGGATCGTGGGCTGGATCCAGGCTTGCAGCCACATGGAATTTTACAATCACTACGGGGACCAGGGAAT GTCAAGTTGGGAGCTTCCAGATCTACTGGACGGCAAAATCCAGGCCATCAGTGACTCAGATGGAGTGAACTATCCCTGGTATGGGAACACCACAGAAACCTGCACCATCGTGGGTCCCACCAAGAAGGAGTCCAAGTTCAACATCAGCATGAACGACAACTTCTACCCGAGCGTGACGTGGGCGGTGCCCGTCAGCGACAGCAACGTGGCCAAGCTCACGAGCATCCACCGGGATCAGAGCTTCACCACCTGGCTGGTGGCAACCAACACGGCCACCAACGAGATGGTGACCTTGCAGACTATCAAATGGCGCATGAGGCTGGGCATCGAGGTGAACCCCAGCAGGCCCCTGGGGCAGCGTGCCAAGCTGCAGGAGCCCTCTGCtcaagagcagccccaggtcctCAGCAAGAATGAGCCAATACCACCCAGTGCCCTTGTCAAACCCAATGCCAATGATGCTCAGGTACTCATGTGGAGGCCAAAGGATGGACCACCACTCGTGGTGATACCCCCGAAACATCGATAA